A region of the Roseiflexus sp. RS-1 genome:
GGTCAGCCGGTCGGTCGTGCTGACTGCGGTTTCTTCGTATTCCTCGGGTGTGAGAAAGACCGGCATCTGCCCGGCGGCTGCGTAAATCCGGCGTACTTCTGCATCGATACGCGGTGCATTGACCAGGACATAATCGGGAGTGAAGCCGCCGAAGCGCACGATCTGGCGCACATGATCACCAACACTGTAGCCGGTGGTCATGCCAGGTTCGGTCATCAGACTGCATATGTAGATTTTGCACGCCTTACTGCGACGGATGGCGTCGCGCAGGTCGGGAATGAGCAGGTTGGGCAGGATGCTTTCATACAGACTGCCGGGACCGAACACAATGACATCGGCGGAGGCGATCGCATCAAGCGCAACCTGGGTGACCTGCAACGGCGTGGTGACGGGTCCGTGTTCGTCGCCGATGTAGATATTGACGACATGACGCTGCGCCAGGCGTTCATCGTGGGCGATATTGTGCTTGATATTGAAGCGTTGACCATCGTCGAGCTCGACGAACACCTCATGCGGTTCAAGCGTCGGCACCACAAAGACCACATTTTCGAAGTTGAACAGACTGGACGCGCGGTAGTAGTACTCGACCGGATCCTGAACCGGCGTGATACAGGTCAACAACTGAGCCATTCGACCGAGACTGGCAGTGATCAACAACCCTGCGCCGCCGGAAATGACCGTCATCCGCGGATGCATCTGATCGCGCTGATAGGCGAGCACGACTTCGCCGCTCGTGTCGCGGGCATCGAGTGAGATAACTGCGACGCCGCTGAGTTGCCAGATGCCGACAGCGAGCACGATCAGCCCCAACGCCGCGAATACCAGCCCGCGCGCCCATAAGGGCAGAAATTGCAGCGTGATGAACGAGAACATCGGCGGCAACGTCGCCGTGCGGTAGATGAAGATGAAGAAATATGCCACACCGAGTGACAGCAGGACAATGCCCACAAATGTCAACGCCAGCGGACGGAGCAATCGACGCAACGAACTCAGACGCTGCACAACAGGTTGCATGGTGATGGCGTTCTCCTGTTCCTGTATCACGCCCCCTGCGGTTGACGCAACTTTTCACGCATTACACACAGTTTCACACCACGACGCGCTACCAGTTCGACGAGCATGAGCGCCGCCAGCGGTGCATCGCCAATGCCGCCAGCACGCCCAAAGGTCAGTTGTCCATCCTCTGTAACACCGATCAGCAACTGATACGCTGCGCGCGCTTCGGCAATGCGCAGCGCCGGTTGTTCGGCAAACTCGACATTCAAGCCGGTTTGCGTTTCCCATCCGCGCACCCATGGCGCCGATGCTGCTGCGGAAGCAGGAACAATAACCAGCCCGCGCTGACGATGCTGGCGATTGAGGTAGTGCGCCAGCAACAGTGCGATCTCGAGGGGTGACGCCAGTTCGCCTTCGTTATCGACCACCCCAAGCGCCCGACCATCCGCCGAAATCGCAACTCCAAGGTGCGAGTCGCTCTCGCGCACCAGTTTGCGTAGACGCACAAGCGAGGCGCTGTGCGGATGCGGCGTCTGACGACCAAACCAGGCGTCCTGTTCGCGGTTGATCTCAATCGTTTTGGTGCGGGCGTCGTCACCGATCACCGCCGGAATGACACCGCCTGTCGTACCGTTCATTACATCCACAAAAATGGTCAGTGATGTCTGACGCACCAGTTCGACATCGATCACATCGCGCAGGCTATCGATATAGACGCGGCGCGCATCGATGAGGTTTGCGTCCGGCGTATCCGAAGGGAATGGCGACCATTCGGAAGGCGGCGCCCCATCGATGAATGGATTCAACCCTGGCGCGGGTGCAATCAGGACCAATCCATTGAGCCAGTACTCCCGATTACCGGCAGACACGATCAGCGCGCAATCGGCAACATGCTGGTCGAGCGCGACATCGACCGCAGGACGCGGCAATGGCGTTGCACTGAGCGATACCTGCGCTCCCAATGCGCGCAGTCCCCGGTAGCAGTCGGCAGCAATCTGTGCAGAAAGAAAGCGCGTATCGCAGGCGACCAGACACCGCCATCCACGCGCATTGA
Encoded here:
- a CDS encoding gluconeogenesis factor YvcK family protein, with the translated sequence MQPVVQRLSSLRRLLRPLALTFVGIVLLSLGVAYFFIFIYRTATLPPMFSFITLQFLPLWARGLVFAALGLIVLAVGIWQLSGVAVISLDARDTSGEVVLAYQRDQMHPRMTVISGGAGLLITASLGRMAQLLTCITPVQDPVEYYYRASSLFNFENVVFVVPTLEPHEVFVELDDGQRFNIKHNIAHDERLAQRHVVNIYIGDEHGPVTTPLQVTQVALDAIASADVIVFGPGSLYESILPNLLIPDLRDAIRRSKACKIYICSLMTEPGMTTGYSVGDHVRQIVRFGGFTPDYVLVNAPRIDAEVRRIYAAAGQMPVFLTPEEYEETAVSTTDRLTTRDILIEGAKVIEADLATAVVQLTASLDHPGEGRTVRVLRHDPEKLATAIMEVWKRQ
- a CDS encoding phosphoglucomutase, which produces MQTVRYTYCWEGAVVADFTLDAVRRRYAALADLLNARGWRCLVACDTRFLSAQIAADCYRGLRALGAQVSLSATPLPRPAVDVALDQHVADCALIVSAGNREYWLNGLVLIAPAPGLNPFIDGAPPSEWSPFPSDTPDANLIDARRVYIDSLRDVIDVELVRQTSLTIFVDVMNGTTGGVIPAVIGDDARTKTIEINREQDAWFGRQTPHPHSASLVRLRKLVRESDSHLGVAISADGRALGVVDNEGELASPLEIALLLAHYLNRQHRQRGLVIVPASAAASAPWVRGWETQTGLNVEFAEQPALRIAEARAAYQLLIGVTEDGQLTFGRAGGIGDAPLAALMLVELVARRGVKLCVMREKLRQPQGA